AAGCTTGATCAGCTCGACAACCGCTTGCGAACGGCCTTTTACGTTTAACTTTTGCATAACATTGGATGTGGTTTGAAAACCGTCAGAGTGAGATGCTGGGTAGGATTAATCTTTGAAGTTGAAGCTAATCAATGAAGTGCGGTGAGTGTAGTTCCAGTTTTTCCATATCTACGATAAATCCATATATTTTCAGGATATCCAAGCCAAGCAAACCTTTGTGCGACTTGGGCAGTATTCCCACATCAACTTCCACATTTTCAATCCTTAGAGCATCAATTCCTATCTGATCCATTACCTTGGTGTAAAAAGGTACAGTTCCACCAACGCCATAAGCCTCGTAAACGGGGTCTCCGTTTTCATATGTCACACCTATTTCTTCCAATACATCAGGACTGAAGACCGTATGCGACGAACCCGTATCAATAATAACATCATTAATTTCAATCTTTCTTCCTTGAAAGCATACTGTAAGCTTTATTGTCAGGAGTTGTCCATCGTAATCAATCTTCATGATCGCCGTCTCACTCTCATCAGAGGGTCTCTGCGCAGATGTATGATGCATTCCATATTAGAGGTGTGATAAACAATGCTCCCAGGTTCTGTGCTGAAAAATTCCCTGTTGGCATCTTTCTCAGGAACTGCACGAACAGGTGCTACTTCCGTTATAATTTTCTTATCATCTTCCTCACGATAGTCAAGAATGGAAAGCAAGACAAATTGGTCAGGAAACAACTCTCTTACTTGTTGCCATTTCATTCTTTTAACCCTCCCGACATATTTAGATTCTAACATGACTTTAATGATTTCATTTTATCATATATTGAAATCTAATCGGCATTCTTACTCCCACTCACAACAACAAACCTCCGCTCACTTCGAAGGGTAAATGAAGGCTTATACGTATCTCCCGCGAAAGCACGGCAGCTATATTTTCAGCTCGACAACCACTTGCGAACGGACATTCGAGATGTGGTTTGAAATGAACTTATACCATAGACCTTTACAAAGAGGTCTTATCTTTTCCAGAGGCCCCAACTTCTTCATGTAAAATCCTCCCTTTTTGGTATAAATTGATTCCGCACCAATAATAAGCACCATTAGATAACATAATATAGGAGTATTTACTTATTATTTTCGTTATCTTCTATAAGTTGACATATTCTTTTAATAATTTCCTTGTTTTTATCATCATTAGTAGGATTCTCAGGTAAGTATAATCCCCATGTATCATACCCATCCTTCTTGTTGTTGCGTATAAACCCAGCTACATATGGGCCAAACCCATTATCTTTACATCATCTAAAGTTAAATCATCTTTATGAAAAACAGCTGTTAATATGTTTTCTGTACCAATAAAAAAAACTGGATATTGTATAGTTTTAAAAAATTCTCTATACTCTTTTTTCGCAGCTTCTTCAAAACTATCATTTAGAATGATTAAACCGTCAAATTCTTCTCTTTTGCCTATAACTTCTTTCAAAATTTTCTTTATATAGATAACATTTCTAATTTTTTCGAATTTATTATTGCCTACTACTGCAAATTCATATACAACTGAAGGACCAATTGAAAGCTCTTTTGAAGGACCTGCTTCTTTTTGATTTGTGCAACTAACTAAAACCGCTGATAAGAAAAAAAATAAAATTAACCTGTACATATTTCAATTCTCCTTTTTTATATAGTACTTTTTCATCCAAAATTAAGCACTAATTACATAAATAATATCATTTTCCGATTGTAGTAACAAAGGCATAAATGAATATAAATATTAAATCATAATTTTCATTTTGTGTTATTTTTTAAATATTATGAATATATTCATTTTCAAATCCTTTTATTTTATTATTTAATTTATGGCTCCAATAACTCATAATTATGGTAAGCAAGTATACAGAACTCCATATTCTTTTTTCTATAAAATTAATTACGCCTAAAAATGAAAATAGCCGAAACATGAAATTAGTATATTTCAGAACAAAAACTTACTTCGACTATTTTACATCATTGATTCTGGAACCATCTTCACATTCCCTTGCTCATCAACCGTAGTTCTCTTTATCAATTGCAAAAATATAAGCCTTAATTTCTCAAATTCGTCCTCTTCCTCATAATTTAAATTTATTAAATCATCAAGAGCTTCTTTAACCTCTTCGTATAAATTTCTTATACTGTTTGTGCCCTGTGTTTATTTTCATTTCATCAGTTTGTGAATTTAATTCGAACCAGCTCTTGTTCATATTGTTGTTTCTCAAATTGGTACAATTTATCTTCCACACCCGTTAACATTTTTTCTTTACGTAACTCAAAAAGCATCTTTCGATTAGATTCAATCTGCCTTTGAATATTTTTCAATTGACCTTCATTTTCTATATTGTTATTTTTAATCGATCTTATATGTTTATAATCATCTACGGTCAATTTTGTTATTTCTTTGGTCAGGCAATCTATTAAATCAGACAATGCTCACATTTAATGATTCCTGCAAAAATGTTCTTTCGATTCCTTACGACACCTCGTTTGCCCCAACCTGTCGCCATTACGTGATGCTATTTTGATATTTTGAAATAATACTGACTAGGATATTAACCCACAATATATAGACCACATCGATCCTTCCATAGCAGGATTTTACACAACAAAAAACCTCCCTTCACCCATAAGGTAAAAGAAGGCTTAAACGCGTGACCTGCGAAGACATGGCAGCTATATTTTCAGCTCCCCAAGCTTGATCAGCTCGACAACCGCTTGCGAACGGCCTTTTACGTTTAGTTTTTGCATAACATTGGAGATGTGGTTTGAAATACGCTAATAATAATGATTCTGGTAATCTTGATTGTTGATTCTTTTTTCATAAATTCAAAAGTTATTTTAGTGTCTTTTTTACAAACAAAATAAAAAATAACAGACTAATAAACCCAGATGCAGCACAAACAATAAACAACATTTGATATCCCATGAGCTGTGAAACAAATCCAAGAAGAATAGCTCCTAACCCAACCCCTAAATCAAAAGCAGTAAAAAATGTAGCGTTCGCTACTCCACTTTTCTCTGGTGGAGCTAATCGTAAAATCGCTACTTGAAGAGCAGGTTGTGCAGATCCAAATCCAATTCCGTACAAAATAGCTGTAAGAACTAGTCCAACAATCCCATTTGTCATTGTTAGGACTAATAGTGCGACTATCAGGATAATTAGCGCAGGAACAATAATACGCCCTTCACCATATTTATCAGATAACTTCCCTGTAAGCGGCCTAACGACGATAAGTGTGACCGCATAGACCAAGAAAAAAGTACCAGCATTAACTTGAATCTTTGCTGCAAACAGTGGTAAGAATGTTGTAATGCCACCAAAAGTAAAGGTTAAGAAAAATGTAACAATCGCGAGTGGTAAAACGCTTTTTTCAAAAAACGATATTGGTGTTTTTGATGCAGGCTGAACCATTGGGGTTTTTATCCCAAATGCAAGTATGAATGCAATAAGTGCTAATACTGTACATAGTAGAAATAGATAATGAAATGAAAATGATGTGGCTACCCAAAGACCTAATATTGGTCCTAACGCCATGCCTAAAGTCATTGCAAGTCCATACCATCCCATTCCTTCTCCACGACGAGATTGGGGAATCACATCAGTCACAGCCGTTCCTATCGAGGTTGTAGCAACTGCCCAACTGGCTCCGTGAAGGATACGCAGAACTATTAATAATGCAACTCCTGTTACCCAATCATAAAAATACATTGTAATCACAAAAAAAAGTAGTCCGCTTATTATAAATACTCGTCGACCATATCGATCCATTAGTCCTCCAACAATAGGACGAATAATTACTGCCGATATTGTAAATACCCCAATGATAAATCCAACTTGAGATTCACTTCCACCTAATTGTTTAATAAACATTGGTAGTGTTGGCATAAGTAAATAAAAACCACTAAATAGTAATAATGCAGTAATTGTTAGCATTATATATTTTTTTGTCCATAAACGTTCCATTGTAATGTAATCCTTCTTTCTATCGATATTAGTATGTTTAGTAAATTAAGAATGGAAAGCTCACATCAATTAGGTTCTTACTGCCCAAAAGTAGTGAGATAAGCGAATAAAAAAGCAGTACCATCGCTTTAATAGTGTCGATGTTGGTACTGCCGTATAATGTGACAAGTGCTTTGTTAATTAGAACGTACCTGCTACTTTAACAGCCTTTTCAAGCCCTGTCGTAATAATCTCTTCTGCCTTATCAGGAAATTGGTTGTGTCCTTCAATCACAACTGTCTCCATATCTTTTACACCGAAGAAATTCATCATACTTGCTACATATTTAACAGCCATTTCCACTTCAGCTTTTGGTCCTTTAGAATATACACCGCCACTTGCGTTTAATAATAATATTTTTTTATTTCCAATAAGACCTACTGGACCTTCTGGCGTATATTTAAATGTTTTGCCCGCGCGGTTTAAGTAATCAATATATGTGTGTAGTACAGCTGGGATTGTTAAATTCCATAAAGGGAAGCCAAATACAACTTTATCGGCTGCAAGGAATGGATTTAAATATTTATCAGCAATAGCTACTGCTTTTGCTTCTTCTGCTGTTAATTCAAATCCTCTACTAGCTTTAAATGTACCGTTAATCATATCTACTCCTACGTATGGCAATTCCTCATTATATAAATCCAGCTCTACCACTGTATCATTTGGATGTGATTCTTTATAACTCACTAAAAAAGCCTCATATAATTTAACACTAACCGACTGATCTGCTGGGCGATTGTTTGCTTTTACAAATAAAACTGTTGTCATTCTTTGTTCCTCCTGTTATTCACTCTTATGTTGTTAAATATTTATCTACTAAAATAGGGGATTATATTATTCTTTATAATATCTTTTTGAAACTATATTCCATTTCTCAGTCATAGCAATAGATTCCACTCAAGCATATGTTGCAAATACACTTCCTCTAATTTTAACGATGTTAGCCATGATAACCTCCTAAATTTATTAATTCTGTTTCGATAAAAACTATTTATTTCTTAATCAAAATATAGTCAACTTGATTGACTATATTTTGCATAGTACAATGTATTTCAAACAAAGTCAACTTAGTTGACTTTGTTCGAGGAGGTTTATATATGACTCAGGAAGTATTTAGTGATTTGGATCTTACATCACTTTTATCATTATCCTTTAGTACATCAATTAATGAACTACACGACAGATTGTGTGAATTAGGATTTGGAGATATTAGACCTGTACATGGTTTTATGTTGAAATATATCACTCCCGACGGAGCATCAGGTATAGAACTAGCCGAATATTTAGGAATTACAAAGCAAGCTGTAAGTAAAATGGTCGATTATCTTGAGAATAATGGTTATGTTATTCGAAAAACTCATCCTACTGATAAGAGAGGAAAAATTGTTGTTTTGACCGAACGAGGTTGGTTAGTAGTGAAAGCAAAAGAGAAGATACTAACTGAGATTGAGCAACGTTGGTTGGAAAAGATAGGTACTGAACGACTGCAAATGCTCAAAGAAGATCTAACAAAACTAGTTTATGAAGCAAGTGAAGATAGATTACGAACGAGATTAAGACCTGTCTGGTAAACACGTGTTAACCAAACTGGTGTTCGCTCCTCTTCAATGGTGTAATCACTAAAATTAACACCAATACCACTTGGCCGACTGTTTCCTCTTCGCAATCATCCCGTAATCACTCGCTAGGTTTCTGTTTTTAGATCTCAGCTATTTTTTATTCCCTGATTTCTGTTCTTCTCATTCACAACAAAAAACCTCCCCTCACCCCTAAAGGCGAAAGAAGGCTTAAACGCGTTACCTGCATTAGCACGGCAGCTATATTTTCAGCTCCCCAAGCTTGATCAGCTCGACAACCGCTTGCGAACGGCCTTTTACGTTTAACTTTTGCATAACATTGGAGATGTGGTTGCGAACCGTCTTTTCGCTGATAAATAATAGACCAGCGATATCGCGTGTCGTTTTGTCCTGCACGAGAAGCTCGAAAACTTCGCGTTCACGATGTGTCAACAAAAATTTGCTGTGGTGTTCGTTCCCTTTCAATGGTATAAGTACCGTATCACCCATATTCCCTAACTGTCACTTATCGCACCTTTTATTAGTCTTTTTTATGGTCTATGTAGGCATCTGCTAACCTATTCATTACCTTCTATTCTTTGCTTATCACTACAAATCATTGCGAGTTTAACACCAAATTTAACACCAATTTATTAGCTATGAACAAAGAAAAAAAGCAGGTCACTTACCCTGCTTTCCTTCGGCTGTATCCCCCTTAAACCAACTAATGAATGGCTCTCTAGGAATCTTTATTGAGCGACCCACACGCACCACATGAAACTGGCCGGAGTTACATAGATCATACGCTTGGTTCTTGCCTATCTGTAGGAACTTCTGAATATCCTCTACCTTAAGGACAGGTGGCAGGTCATCTACTTGTAGCGAGCTCATTACATCACCTCGATTTATCATACTGTTTAAAATGATTGTCTTATTACTTTTAATTACCTCTATTACTTTCTACTCCCCGTTCTTCCTTAACCACTTGTATGTTAAGAGTAAGGGCAATCTTATAGAACGCCTTCCACTTCCGCTTATAGTAAGTCGTCTCACCAATCGGAGGATCAAGTACATGGTTGTAAACGACATAATCAAAGTCGCAATCTATGTTAAGGTATCGCTCAGTAATTAAAATACGTTCCTTCATAGGCAGCCTCTTGACGGCTTTTTCTATTCTTTCGCAGTATCTTCTCCGGTACTCCTGGCTATCTACATTATGGATAGCAATGTTGGAAGTCTGGTCACTGGTAGTTCCTGTGTCACCCTTAGGAGAGTCAGACCATGCTGCTGTGGTCTGTGCTTCTCTTTCATCAGAGGTTATAGTTTTATAGAGCCTGTACTTCTCTAACGCCGCCTCTACCGCTGCCTGCGTCAACTTTCTATCCAGCTCTGGCAACTCAAACGACATCTGTGTCACATCATCACCTCAGTTTGTAAAGGTTCCCCGACCGAAGCCGGGGAGATCGTACGGTTCATTAAAACGGCAGGTCATCTTCGCTTTCAGGAATTACTGGTCCACCTTCCGGCTCCTCTGTTTCCTTCTCCTCTTCAGCGGCGGCTATCTCCTCAATAGTAAGCTGATCCTTATCTTCCAGATCTATCGTTCCGTCAGGATTAACAGTCCCTTTAATGCCCTCACGCGGCTCATTGAACTCCTCAATGCTCATCTGCGAAGGAGCAACACCCAGAGTCACGTTACGACCTGCGAATTTGTATAGCAGCTGTGCCTTATCGTCCTTGTCACCCTTGACACCAAACTTCATAACCGTTTTTTTGCTATCACGCTGCATGGAGATGAATTCAGCCGATAGATCGCCGCACACATCGTCACCGCCCACTTCTAGGTTAAGCACTACAATACTTCCAGATAGTTCAAACAGGTCCATCTCATCGCTAGCATCCTCAGTACCTTTGATTTCGAATTTCAGGATTTCCTTCTTATCATCTTTCTGCATAGACTTAAAAAGTACGTTCATTGTGGTTTTCATTTATAATTGCTCCTCTCGAATTTGGGAATAATATTTGGAATAATTTCTGTTGATTTTACTGTTACCGTGGTGTTTTTTCGTACTGCGCATCAATACCTATTAATCAAAACCCTCTCTCGTTACCTCGCCACGCACATACCTTTGTCTTTCGTCCAACTTAACAACATAGGTGTTTCCGCATTTGGTGCAACCGAACTCCTGCGCATGCAACTCTTTATTCGACTTAATTGAGGATTTAACAATCTTTCCTTTGTCGCTAATACGAAAATCCATGCTATTCATTTCGTGAAGAGTCAGCGTCAAATCGTTGGAACAGTCACATTTCGGTTTTTCATATGTCAATTCGCATCATTCCCTTCCTACGCTGTATGCGTCTACTACTCATTCACTTGGCTTAGTACCATATAAGCAGCCTCTGCCCTCTCTCTGGGAGTGGCGGTGAGTAGCGCGCCGATCGTTTGATTCACCTTTTCGGTGTATACGATTGATTTGAGATGCTTAACGTACAATGGCTCATCACATTTACACGCTGCTGACTGTACCTCTAGAGAGGCGGCAGGGTCAGTACAGTAGTCGGGTGCCCAAGTCCACGCAATATCCTCTGAATTTTTGCTGAAGGGATCTGCCCATTATTTTCCTTTTGGTTCTACGATCCAGTAGCAGTTGCCCGTACACACTACCCTGTGCCCCATCAACTCCGCCAGCGCCCGGTTAAGCTGCTGGTCACTCATTGTCTGTAACTGTGTCATGACTCCTTCGCCTCCCTACGTATCTCTTGGCATCGGGAACAGTAGTTTTTAAATACGCCACCTTCCTGCGTGAAGGAGTATCTATTTTGCAATGCCCCATTCATCCGGTTATCAAATCCCAACGGAGTCGGTGTTGTCGAAATCTCCCTTTCCCTGCCGCAGTCATCACATTTGACGATTGTTTTGTACTTTGTGATTTCTTCAGATCGGTAACTCATGACTCCTTAGCTCCTTTACTGTTAACGATGGATTCCAACATTTCATTATCGCGTTCAAGTACTAGTATTTTTGCTTGTTGCCGGGCTATGGTCTGCTGTGCCTCTCCCAAAGTGTTGTTCTTGTCTACAAATTCATCTCGCCATTGCTTAGCTTCCTCTTGCCATTCCTCGACATCTTGTTGTGCCTCTTTTAGAGCAGCAAGCACATCGTCAATGATTGTGTCAGCGTCCACGGATAACGGGATAGCTCCGGGCCGAGAAGCCTGGAACAATACTTTGTCACCGGTATTCATGATTACTTCCGATCCGTCCAGCAGGATTGCTCTTAATTCACGTTCTGGAGTCATGCTTTCGCCGCCTCTCCAATAAATCTTTTCGCAAATCTCAACTGCTGGTGGATATATGGATCAGTCTCGTTGCCTCCAAAGGCTAACCAATCACCAATTCGTGTATTTATGTCCTGCAATACTTTCAAAGGTAGCAAATGAGCTATCTTTCCGATCTCTTCCATAGGGTT
Above is a window of Paenibacillus wynnii DNA encoding:
- a CDS encoding helix-turn-helix domain-containing protein produces the protein MKGNEHHSKFLLTHREREVFELLVQDKTTRDIAGLLFISEKTVRNHISNVMQKLNVKGRSQAVVELIKLGELKI
- a CDS encoding FMN-dependent NADH-azoreductase — protein: MTTVLFVKANNRPADQSVSVKLYEAFLVSYKESHPNDTVVELDLYNEELPYVGVDMINGTFKASRGFELTAEEAKAVAIADKYLNPFLAADKVVFGFPLWNLTIPAVLHTYIDYLNRAGKTFKYTPEGPVGLIGNKKILLLNASGGVYSKGPKAEVEMAVKYVASMMNFFGVKDMETVVIEGHNQFPDKAEEIITTGLEKAVKVAGTF
- a CDS encoding DUF6877 family protein — protein: MEEIGKIAHLLPLKVLQDINTRIGDWLAFGGNETDPYIHQQLRFAKRFIGEAAKA
- a CDS encoding retropepsin-like aspartic protease encodes the protein MKIDYDGQLLTIKLTVCFQGRKIEINDVIIDTGSSHTVFSPDVLEEIGVTYENGDPVYEAYGVGGTVPFYTKVMDQIGIDALRIENVEVDVGILPKSHKGLLGLDILKIYGFIVDMEKLELHSPHFID
- a CDS encoding helix-turn-helix domain-containing protein — translated: MSSLQVDDLPPVLKVEDIQKFLQIGKNQAYDLCNSGQFHVVRVGRSIKIPREPFISWFKGDTAEGKQGK
- a CDS encoding MFS transporter; the protein is MERLWTKKYIMLTITALLLFSGFYLLMPTLPMFIKQLGGSESQVGFIIGVFTISAVIIRPIVGGLMDRYGRRVFIISGLLFFVITMYFYDWVTGVALLIVLRILHGASWAVATTSIGTAVTDVIPQSRRGEGMGWYGLAMTLGMALGPILGLWVATSFSFHYLFLLCTVLALIAFILAFGIKTPMVQPASKTPISFFEKSVLPLAIVTFFLTFTFGGITTFLPLFAAKIQVNAGTFFLVYAVTLIVVRPLTGKLSDKYGEGRIIVPALIILIVALLVLTMTNGIVGLVLTAILYGIGFGSAQPALQVAILRLAPPEKSGVANATFFTAFDLGVGLGAILLGFVSQLMGYQMLFIVCAASGFISLLFFILFVKKTLK
- a CDS encoding ArpU family phage packaging/lysis transcriptional regulator, producing MSFELPELDRKLTQAAVEAALEKYRLYKTITSDEREAQTTAAWSDSPKGDTGTTSDQTSNIAIHNVDSQEYRRRYCERIEKAVKRLPMKERILITERYLNIDCDFDYVVYNHVLDPPIGETTYYKRKWKAFYKIALTLNIQVVKEERGVESNRGN
- a CDS encoding MarR family winged helix-turn-helix transcriptional regulator, which translates into the protein MTQEVFSDLDLTSLLSLSFSTSINELHDRLCELGFGDIRPVHGFMLKYITPDGASGIELAEYLGITKQAVSKMVDYLENNGYVIRKTHPTDKRGKIVVLTERGWLVVKAKEKILTEIEQRWLEKIGTERLQMLKEDLTKLVYEASEDRLRTRLRPVW